A genomic window from Helicobacter suis HS1 includes:
- a CDS encoding class II 3-deoxy-7-phosphoheptulonate synthase produces MRDKMQKTWQATSWRTFPILQQPHYSDPLALKRAEKTLKTYPPLVFAKEINSLKTALKEAAHGRAFLLQGGDCAESFASFSADSIRDLFKVILQMSVVLAFSGGCPVIKVGRVAGQFAKPRSLESEIINGVEVPIYRGDMINGLEITEREPDPTRLLQAYHQSAATLNLLRAFAKGGLADLAEVQRWNLDFVKNNSFGQKYEALALQITKALEFMQACGVANMPALQETDFYTSHEALLLNYEEPLVRQDSLSGRYFACSAHMLWIGERTRGLDQAHVEFLRGVGNPIGVKIGAKTKLEDLLGLCEALNPTNEPGKLSFIVRMGVKELPRVFPELLKGVLAHKKEVVWVCDPMHGNTTKTPSGIKTRSFTHILEEVQHFFEIHRAFSSCVGGIHLEMTGQNVTECVGGSQGVSEESLGDHYYTQCDPRLNATQALELAFLLADKLKERIVR; encoded by the coding sequence ACCTACCCGCCACTTGTTTTTGCCAAAGAAATCAATAGCCTTAAAACCGCCCTTAAAGAAGCCGCACACGGGCGGGCCTTTTTATTACAAGGGGGGGATTGTGCAGAGAGTTTTGCTAGTTTTAGCGCGGATAGTATCCGTGATCTTTTTAAAGTGATTTTACAAATGAGCGTGGTTTTAGCCTTTAGCGGGGGTTGTCCTGTGATTAAAGTAGGGCGTGTGGCCGGGCAATTTGCTAAACCAAGAAGTTTAGAGAGTGAGATCATTAATGGGGTTGAAGTGCCTATTTACCGGGGGGATATGATTAATGGGTTAGAGATTACAGAGAGAGAGCCTGATCCGACTAGACTTTTACAAGCCTACCACCAAAGCGCAGCAACTTTAAATTTATTACGCGCCTTTGCTAAGGGAGGATTAGCCGATTTAGCCGAGGTACAGCGCTGGAATTTAGATTTTGTGAAAAATAATAGTTTTGGGCAAAAATATGAGGCTTTAGCCTTACAGATCACAAAAGCCCTTGAATTTATGCAAGCTTGCGGGGTGGCTAATATGCCTGCTTTACAAGAAACAGATTTTTACACTAGCCATGAGGCGTTATTACTTAATTATGAAGAACCTCTAGTACGCCAAGATAGTTTAAGTGGGCGCTATTTTGCTTGCTCAGCGCACATGCTTTGGATTGGGGAGCGCACAAGAGGGTTAGATCAAGCCCATGTTGAATTTTTAAGAGGGGTGGGTAATCCTATTGGGGTTAAGATAGGGGCTAAGACAAAATTAGAGGATTTATTAGGTTTATGTGAAGCACTTAATCCAACTAATGAGCCGGGAAAATTAAGTTTTATTGTGCGCATGGGGGTTAAAGAATTGCCCCGTGTTTTTCCTGAATTATTAAAAGGGGTTTTAGCGCATAAAAAAGAAGTGGTATGGGTGTGTGATCCTATGCATGGCAACACCACTAAAACCCCTAGCGGGATTAAAACAAGGTCTTTTACGCATATTTTAGAGGAAGTACAACATTTCTTTGAAATCCACCGCGCTTTTAGTAGCTGTGTAGGCGGAATTCATTTAGAAATGACCGGGCAAAATGTAACCGAATGTGTGGGCGGATCGCAAGGTGTGAGTGAGGAAAGTTTAGGGGATCACTATTACACGCAGTGTGATCCTAGATTGAATGCTACCCAAGCCTTAGAATTAGCCTTTTTATTAGCCGATAAACTTAAAGAGCGTATAGTGCGCTAA